A window of Aeromicrobium duanguangcaii genomic DNA:
GTCGATGCCGCCGGACATGCCGAACAGGACCGAGCGGAAGCCGTTCTTCTCGACGTAGTCCCGCAGGCCCAGGACGATCGCCTGCCAGCGCTCGCCGAGGTCGTCCCACCGCTCGGCCACCGAGGGCTCGACCGGCTCGTACGCCGGCAGCGGCTCGCTGCTGATGATCGTGCGCTCGACCAGCAGCCCTTCGAAGCGGGTGCCCGGCGCGGGCATGGGGGCGGTGGCCCCGGGCAGGTCGAGGTCGACGACCAGCAGCTCGGTCTGGAACTGCGCGGCACGCGCGACCAGCTGTCCCTGCGGGTCGACCACCAGGGAGTCGCCGTCGAAGACCAGCTCGTCCTGTCCTCCGACCAGGTTGGCGTAGGCCAGGGCGCACTCGCCCTCGATGGCACGCCGGGCGCACAGCTCGAGGCGCTCGTCGTCCTTGGCGGCCTCGTACGGCGAGCCGTTCAGCACGACCAGCAGGCCGGCCTCGGCGGCCTTCGCTGCCTTGGAGGGGCCCTCCTGCCAGATGTCCTCGCAGATCGCGACCGCGACGTCGACGCCGTGCACCTGCACGATCTGCAGTCGCTCGCCGGGCACGAAGTGGCGGAACTCGTCGAACACGCCGTAGTTGGGCAGGTGGTGCTTGTCGTAGCGCGCGACGACCGCGCCGTCGTGGATGATCGAGGCCGCGTTGACCGGCGCGTTCTTCGGGACGCCGAGGCGGTCGGGGATGTCGCGGGCGCGGTCGAGGTGCCCGACGATCACGACGAGGTCCTGCAGACCCTCCTGGGCCAGCTGCTCGCTCAGGGAGGCGACGGCGCCCTGCGAGCGGTCGATGAAGGACCGGCGGTAGGCGAGGTCCTCGATCGGATAGCCGGTCAGCGCCATCTCCGGCGTGACGAGCACGTGCGCCCCGGCGGCATGCGCTTCACGCGCCTGCTGCAGGACGAGCTCGAGGTTGCCGTCGACGTCTCCGACGACGGGGTTGACCTGGGCGAGAGCGAGACGAAGTTGAGGCACGGGACCCAGCGTAGGAACTTCCGCACCGGTTCGCCGCGCGGGTGACGGAGTCGATGGTGGGGCGGACGCCAAACCTGCGGTCGGTCGGACCGGGCGCGGCCCTACACTGACCGCATGAGTAAGCAGGAGGACTTCGTCCTACGCGCGATCGAGGAGCGGGACGTCCGCTTCGTCCGGCTGTGGTTCACCGACGTGCTCGGCTCGTTGAAGTCGGTGGCCATCGCCCCGACCGAGCTCGAGGGCGCGTTCGAGGAGGGCATCGGCTTCGACGGCTCGGCCATCGAGGGCTTCGCCCGGGTGCACGAGGCCGACATGCTGGCCAAGCCCGACCCGACGTCGTTCCAGATCCTGCCGTGGCGCGGCGAGACCCCGGCGACCGCGCGGATGTTCTGCGACATCGCGATGCCCGACGGCAGCCCCTCGTACGCCGATCCCCGCTACGTGCTCAAGCGCGCGCTGGCCAAGGCGTCGGACGCGGGCTTCACCTTCTACACGCACCCCGAGATCGAGTTCTTCGTCTTCAAGAACAAGCCCGATCCCGGCACGCGGCCGGTCGCGGTCGACGACAGCGGCTACTTCGACCACACGGCGCAGGGCGCGAGCCAGGACTTCCGCCGCGAGGTCATCTCGATGCTCGAGGCGATGGGGATCTCGGTCGAGTTCAGCCACCACGAGGGCGGCCCCGGCCAGCAGGAGATCGACCTGCGGTACGCCGACGCGCTGTCGATGGCCGACAACATCATGACGTTCCGCACGATCGTGCGTGAGGTTGCGCTGAGCCAGGGCAAGTGGGCGTCGTTCATGCCCAAGCCGTTCACCGACCACCCCGGATCGGGCATGCACACGCATGTCTCGCTGTTCGAGGGCGACGAGAACGTCTTCTACGAGGCCGGCGCCAAGTACCAGCTCAGCAAGACCGGCCGTGCGTTCATCGCGGGCATCCTGCACCACACGCCCGAGATCACCGCCGTGACGAACCAGTGGGTCAACTCCTACAAGCGTCTGGCG
This region includes:
- a CDS encoding glutamine synthetase family protein, with protein sequence MSKQEDFVLRAIEERDVRFVRLWFTDVLGSLKSVAIAPTELEGAFEEGIGFDGSAIEGFARVHEADMLAKPDPTSFQILPWRGETPATARMFCDIAMPDGSPSYADPRYVLKRALAKASDAGFTFYTHPEIEFFVFKNKPDPGTRPVAVDDSGYFDHTAQGASQDFRREVISMLEAMGISVEFSHHEGGPGQQEIDLRYADALSMADNIMTFRTIVREVALSQGKWASFMPKPFTDHPGSGMHTHVSLFEGDENVFYEAGAKYQLSKTGRAFIAGILHHTPEITAVTNQWVNSYKRLAWGGEAPNYVCWGHNNRSALVRVPMYKPHKSGSARVELRAPDSACNPYLAYALILAAGLKGIENDYPLPPEAEDDVWSLSENERRAMGISPLPRNLDEAIRTMETSELVAETLGEHVFDFFLRNKRAEWQDYRSQVTQFEIDRLMPVL
- a CDS encoding NAD+ synthase, with amino-acid sequence MPQLRLALAQVNPVVGDVDGNLELVLQQAREAHAAGAHVLVTPEMALTGYPIEDLAYRRSFIDRSQGAVASLSEQLAQEGLQDLVVIVGHLDRARDIPDRLGVPKNAPVNAASIIHDGAVVARYDKHHLPNYGVFDEFRHFVPGERLQIVQVHGVDVAVAICEDIWQEGPSKAAKAAEAGLLVVLNGSPYEAAKDDERLELCARRAIEGECALAYANLVGGQDELVFDGDSLVVDPQGQLVARAAQFQTELLVVDLDLPGATAPMPAPGTRFEGLLVERTIISSEPLPAYEPVEPSVAERWDDLGERWQAIVLGLRDYVEKNGFRSVLFGMSGGIDSTLVAAIACDALGPDRVFGVSNPSKWSTDHSRSDAADQAERTGLDLRTIPIAPIFDAYQEALHLEGIAEENLQARIRAVIWMGLSNAENHLVLACGNKSELATGYSTIYGDAVGGYAPIKDVPKTIVWELAKWRNAWAESQGQTPPIPPNTISKEPSAELRPGQRDSDSLPPYPVLDGILDAYVERDLSSAEVVAEGFDAEIVEKVVTLVDRAEYKRRQYPPGPKISKRNFGRDRRVPITSRWREQL